In the Carassius gibelio isolate Cgi1373 ecotype wild population from Czech Republic chromosome A2, carGib1.2-hapl.c, whole genome shotgun sequence genome, one interval contains:
- the LOC127937811 gene encoding E3 ubiquitin-protein ligase RNF126 isoform X1, with translation MAEAPPRPCRFFCHRCSEEISPRFPDYICPRCESGFIEELPGEGSAENGSTSTAASDQNRPSFENVDQHLFTFPHGYGQFALGIFDEGFDFRGGLSAEDNRDAENRREREMASRQRYGARQPRGRHVPRRQGARHEGVPTLEGIIQQLVNGIIAPTAMPNMAIGPWGVLHSNPMDYAWGANGLDAIITQLLNQFENTGPPPADKEKIKNLPTVQITQEHVGAGLECPVCKEDYSAGENVRQLPCNHLFHNDCIVPWLEQHDTCPVCRKSLTGQNTATDPPGLSGMNFTPSSSSSSSSSSPSNENSTNNS, from the exons ATGGCGGAAGCTCCCCCGCGGCCCTGCCGGTTCTTCTGTCACCGGTGTTCGGAAGAGATCAGCCCTCGGTTCCCG GATTACATCTGTCCGCGGTGTGAGTCCGGCTTCATCGAGGAGCTGCCTGGAGAGGGAAG TGCAGAGAACGGGTCCACATCCACAGCCGCTAGTGATCAGAACCGGCCCTCGTTTGAG AATGTGGACCAGCACTTGTTTACGTTCCCGCATGGTTATGGGCAGTTTGCTCTGGGGATCTTCGATGAGGGCTTCGACTTCAGGGGGGGTTTATCAGCAGAAGATAACCGTGATGCAGAGAACCGCAGAGAGCGAGAGATGGCCTCACGACAGAGATACGGGGCCAGACAGCCACGGGGACGACACGTCCCCCGGAGACAGGGAGCACGGCATGAGGGGGTACCCACTCTAGAAGG AATCATTCAGCAGTTAGTTAATGGAATTATTGCTCCGACAGCTATGCCAAATATGGCGATAGGGCCATG GGGAGTGCTGCACTCAAACCCAATGGACTATGCATGGGGTGCCAATGGATTAGATGCCATCATAACACAG TTATTAAATCAGTTTGAAAATACGGGTCCCCCTCCGGCAGACAAAGAGAAGATTAAGAATCTCCCTACAGTCCAGATAACACAGGAGCACGTGG GTGCTGGTCTAGAGTGTCCCGTCTGTAAAGAAGACTACAGCGCAGGAGAGAACGTTAGACAACTTCCTTGCAATCATCTCTTTCATAACGACTGTATAGTTCCCTGGCTCGAGCAG CATGACACGTGTCCGGTGTGCAGGAAGAGTTTGACTGGGCAGAACACAGCCACAGATCCGCCCGGCCTGTCAGGGATGAATTtcaccccttcttcctcctcctcttcctcctccagctCTCCAAGCAACGAGAATTCCACCAATAACTCGTAA
- the LOC127937811 gene encoding E3 ubiquitin-protein ligase RNF126 isoform X2, with translation MKRCAENGSTSTAASDQNRPSFENVDQHLFTFPHGYGQFALGIFDEGFDFRGGLSAEDNRDAENRREREMASRQRYGARQPRGRHVPRRQGARHEGVPTLEGIIQQLVNGIIAPTAMPNMAIGPWGVLHSNPMDYAWGANGLDAIITQLLNQFENTGPPPADKEKIKNLPTVQITQEHVGAGLECPVCKEDYSAGENVRQLPCNHLFHNDCIVPWLEQHDTCPVCRKSLTGQNTATDPPGLSGMNFTPSSSSSSSSSSPSNENSTNNS, from the exons ATGAAACGATG TGCAGAGAACGGGTCCACATCCACAGCCGCTAGTGATCAGAACCGGCCCTCGTTTGAG AATGTGGACCAGCACTTGTTTACGTTCCCGCATGGTTATGGGCAGTTTGCTCTGGGGATCTTCGATGAGGGCTTCGACTTCAGGGGGGGTTTATCAGCAGAAGATAACCGTGATGCAGAGAACCGCAGAGAGCGAGAGATGGCCTCACGACAGAGATACGGGGCCAGACAGCCACGGGGACGACACGTCCCCCGGAGACAGGGAGCACGGCATGAGGGGGTACCCACTCTAGAAGG AATCATTCAGCAGTTAGTTAATGGAATTATTGCTCCGACAGCTATGCCAAATATGGCGATAGGGCCATG GGGAGTGCTGCACTCAAACCCAATGGACTATGCATGGGGTGCCAATGGATTAGATGCCATCATAACACAG TTATTAAATCAGTTTGAAAATACGGGTCCCCCTCCGGCAGACAAAGAGAAGATTAAGAATCTCCCTACAGTCCAGATAACACAGGAGCACGTGG GTGCTGGTCTAGAGTGTCCCGTCTGTAAAGAAGACTACAGCGCAGGAGAGAACGTTAGACAACTTCCTTGCAATCATCTCTTTCATAACGACTGTATAGTTCCCTGGCTCGAGCAG CATGACACGTGTCCGGTGTGCAGGAAGAGTTTGACTGGGCAGAACACAGCCACAGATCCGCCCGGCCTGTCAGGGATGAATTtcaccccttcttcctcctcctcttcctcctccagctCTCCAAGCAACGAGAATTCCACCAATAACTCGTAA